A section of the Paenibacillus aurantius genome encodes:
- the spoVAD gene encoding stage V sporulation protein AD — translation MLQGHQSWRFDNRPVIIGAAAVVGPEEGKGPLAPEFDRVHGDTLLEQKSWEKAEKMLLEEAGKLAIEKSGLTKEDIHFYVGGDLMNQIISNTFAVRTLGIPYIGVFGACSTSMESLALASMLVNSGSAKHAMAGTCSHNCTAEKQFRYPTEYGSQKPPTAQFTVTGAGASVISSNGTGPVVTKATIGRVVDMGIKDPFNMGAAMAPAAVDTIEAHFRDFGIEPGHYDMIVTGDLASVGLDIANELFVRHGIPMDQTTFTDCGLMIYDRTKQQVQAGGSGCGCSAAVTYGHLIKRVQSGELKRILVVATGALLSPLSFQQGESIPCIAHAVAIEQGKEG, via the coding sequence ATGCTGCAAGGGCATCAAAGCTGGCGATTCGACAACCGGCCGGTGATTATCGGCGCGGCAGCCGTGGTAGGCCCGGAGGAAGGAAAAGGGCCGCTGGCCCCAGAGTTCGACCGGGTTCACGGCGACACGCTGCTCGAGCAGAAAAGCTGGGAGAAAGCCGAGAAGATGCTTCTGGAGGAAGCGGGGAAGCTGGCTATCGAGAAATCGGGGCTGACGAAGGAAGACATTCACTTCTACGTCGGCGGCGATCTGATGAACCAGATCATCAGCAACACCTTCGCCGTCCGGACCCTCGGCATTCCCTACATCGGCGTTTTCGGAGCCTGCTCCACGTCCATGGAGAGCCTTGCCCTTGCTTCCATGCTGGTAAACTCGGGCTCCGCCAAGCATGCGATGGCGGGAACGTGCAGCCACAACTGCACGGCGGAGAAGCAGTTCCGCTACCCGACGGAATACGGATCGCAGAAGCCCCCGACGGCCCAATTTACGGTCACGGGAGCCGGGGCATCCGTGATCAGTTCGAATGGGACGGGACCGGTAGTCACCAAGGCGACGATCGGCCGGGTGGTGGACATGGGCATCAAGGACCCTTTTAACATGGGGGCGGCGATGGCTCCGGCGGCGGTGGATACGATCGAGGCGCATTTCCGGGATTTCGGGATCGAGCCCGGGCATTATGACATGATCGTCACCGGTGATCTCGCCTCCGTCGGGCTGGACATTGCGAACGAGCTGTTTGTGCGGCACGGCATCCCTATGGACCAGACGACCTTTACCGACTGCGGCCTGATGATCTACGACCGGACCAAGCAGCAGGTGCAGGCGGGAGGAAGCGGCTGCGGCTGCTCGGCCGCCGTCACCTACGGGCATCTGATCAAGCGGGTACAGAGCGGCGAACTGAAGAGGATTCTCGTCGTGGCGACGGGAGCGCTGCTGTCTCCCCTCTCGTTCCAACAGGGAGAAAGCATTCCCTGCATCGCCCATGCTGTTGCTATCGAACAGGGAAAGGAGGGCTGA
- a CDS encoding LutB/LldF family L-lactate oxidation iron-sulfur protein: MSAVQAKQGTVKERAQIALNDEFLVNAVKFTTERLRNGKKSASAEHGNWEEWRERGRQIRLHTIAHLDYYLNQFIENARANGIHVHFAATAEEAVAVTMKIAQHAQARSVVKSKSMVSEELHINHALEELGIESVETDLGEYIIQLAGETPSHIIIPAIHKNRYQIAELLSKEAGETLPPETSILAGFVRRKLREKFLEAEVGMTGCNFAIAESGSIVLFENEGNARMVSTVPKTQITLMGMERIIPTWDDLEVMATLLPRSATGQKLTVYMSGITGPRREADGDGPEEMHIVIVDNGRSLQLGDPEFQELLNCIRCGACLNACPVYRHIGGHAYGGTYSGPIGAVLTPALNKNVAEWDDIANASSLCGACYEACPVKIPLHDMLVYLRHRKVERGKKAWDENIGMKGFAYVMGSHKRLSRVLKLGRLGQGVVVRDGVIKARIGPLAGWNAHRHTPSLPPKSFRESWKSLDQDVTAELRGLDPGVKQRMEQRMKQAIEDRVQGGKQHG, from the coding sequence GTGAGCGCAGTGCAGGCTAAGCAGGGAACGGTCAAGGAAAGGGCGCAGATCGCTCTGAACGACGAATTTCTTGTCAACGCGGTCAAGTTTACGACCGAACGGCTTCGCAACGGTAAGAAGTCGGCATCGGCCGAGCATGGGAATTGGGAGGAATGGCGGGAAAGAGGGCGGCAGATCCGGCTGCATACGATTGCCCACCTGGATTACTACCTCAACCAATTCATTGAGAATGCCCGGGCCAACGGGATTCACGTCCATTTTGCCGCGACGGCGGAGGAAGCGGTTGCCGTTACGATGAAGATCGCCCAGCATGCCCAGGCCCGATCGGTCGTCAAGTCGAAATCGATGGTATCCGAGGAGCTTCATATCAATCATGCGCTTGAAGAGCTTGGCATCGAATCCGTGGAGACCGATCTCGGGGAATATATTATCCAATTGGCGGGCGAAACGCCTTCCCACATTATCATTCCGGCCATTCACAAAAACCGCTACCAGATCGCCGAGCTTCTGTCGAAGGAGGCGGGAGAAACCCTCCCTCCGGAAACGTCCATTCTGGCCGGCTTCGTCCGGCGGAAGCTGAGGGAGAAGTTTCTCGAGGCCGAAGTCGGCATGACCGGGTGCAACTTCGCGATCGCCGAAAGCGGCTCGATCGTCTTGTTCGAGAACGAAGGAAATGCCCGGATGGTCAGTACGGTTCCGAAGACGCAGATCACCTTGATGGGGATGGAACGGATTATCCCCACTTGGGATGACCTGGAGGTGATGGCGACGCTTCTTCCCCGGTCCGCTACGGGCCAGAAGCTGACAGTCTATATGTCCGGGATTACGGGGCCGAGGCGGGAAGCCGACGGAGACGGTCCCGAGGAGATGCATATCGTCATTGTCGACAACGGACGTTCCCTTCAACTTGGTGACCCGGAATTCCAGGAGCTCCTGAACTGCATCCGGTGCGGTGCCTGCTTGAACGCCTGTCCCGTTTACCGGCATATCGGGGGTCACGCTTACGGAGGCACCTACAGTGGTCCGATCGGAGCGGTGCTTACTCCCGCCCTCAACAAGAACGTCGCCGAATGGGACGATATCGCCAATGCCTCCTCGTTGTGCGGGGCCTGCTACGAGGCTTGTCCGGTCAAAATCCCGCTCCACGACATGCTGGTCTATTTGCGTCACCGCAAAGTCGAACGCGGCAAAAAGGCATGGGACGAGAACATCGGGATGAAGGGCTTCGCCTACGTCATGGGCAGCCATAAGCGGCTTAGCCGCGTCTTGAAGCTGGGGCGTCTCGGACAGGGCGTGGTGGTCCGCGACGGGGTGATCAAAGCCCGAATCGGCCCGCTGGCCGGCTGGAACGCCCACCGGCATACGCCGAGTCTGCCGCCGAAGTCTTTCCGCGAATCGTGGAAATCGCTGGATCAGGATGTCACAGCGGAGCTGCGGGGGCTGGATCCCGGCGTAAAGCAGCGGATGGAGCAAAGGATGAAGCAGGCTATAGAGGACCGTGTACAGGGAGGGAAGCAACATGGCTAA
- a CDS encoding SDR family NAD(P)-dependent oxidoreductase produces MDLGLQDKAALVTGGSRGIGLETAAQLASEGARVAICARNTTDLEKAASLIKERTGREVVTIRADVTVPEECLHAVKQAAEAFGRLDILINNAGTSAAKPFEEVEDESWGYDLDLKLHAAIRFSRAALPYFRESGGGAIVNITTSAAKTPPASSLPTTVSRAAGLALTKAMSRDLAADGIRVNTVCIGMIRSDQIEKKWQRTAPELTWDEFASSPEHGIPLGRIGRTDEAAKVITFLVSEAASYVTGTSVNVDGGKGPAL; encoded by the coding sequence ATGGATTTAGGTTTACAGGATAAAGCCGCTTTGGTGACCGGCGGAAGCCGGGGGATTGGCTTGGAAACGGCCGCTCAGCTTGCATCCGAGGGGGCTCGCGTAGCGATCTGCGCCCGCAACACGACGGACCTGGAGAAGGCTGCCTCTCTTATCAAGGAAAGAACCGGCCGTGAGGTGGTAACGATCCGGGCGGACGTCACCGTTCCGGAAGAATGCCTACACGCGGTTAAGCAGGCGGCGGAAGCGTTCGGCCGCCTGGATATTCTTATCAACAATGCCGGCACATCGGCCGCCAAGCCGTTTGAAGAAGTCGAGGACGAAAGCTGGGGCTATGACCTCGATCTGAAGCTGCACGCCGCTATCCGGTTCTCCCGTGCGGCCCTTCCTTACTTCCGTGAAAGCGGCGGAGGAGCCATTGTGAACATCACCACCTCCGCTGCCAAAACGCCGCCTGCCTCTTCCCTTCCGACTACGGTCAGCCGGGCGGCCGGACTCGCCCTCACGAAGGCGATGAGCCGCGATTTGGCTGCTGATGGGATCCGCGTCAACACCGTCTGCATCGGGATGATCCGCAGCGACCAGATCGAGAAGAAATGGCAACGGACGGCTCCGGAGCTGACATGGGACGAGTTTGCTTCTTCTCCCGAGCACGGCATCCCACTTGGCCGCATCGGACGGACGGATGAAGCGGCGAAGGTCATCACCTTCCTCGTTTCGGAAGCGGCTTCCTATGTAACCGGAACGTCCGTCAATGTGGACGGCGGAAAAGGGCCCGCTCTTTAA
- a CDS encoding (Fe-S)-binding protein, with the protein MKVSLFITCLSDAVYPRVGEAMVKLLARYGVQLHFPEVQTCCGQPAFNSGYWEEAQASARTILKAFEDSDFVISPSGSCTGMIHHYYPKLFENDPVQLAKAQELASKTYEFTQFLVDVLGVEDVGAVFPHKVTYHPSCHGSRLLGIRSEPAVLMNNVKDMELIPLPYAEDCCGFGGTFAVKMCDISGAMVTEKTDHVLETEAEVLVGLDMGCLINISGNLRYRGRPVRVMHLAELLYEGVKAGERSAG; encoded by the coding sequence TTGAAGGTATCATTGTTTATTACTTGTTTAAGCGACGCCGTCTATCCCCGGGTGGGGGAGGCCATGGTTAAGCTGCTTGCCCGGTACGGGGTGCAGCTGCATTTTCCGGAGGTCCAGACCTGCTGCGGCCAGCCGGCCTTCAACAGCGGCTACTGGGAAGAAGCCCAAGCCTCGGCCCGGACCATCCTGAAAGCGTTTGAGGACAGCGATTTCGTCATCTCGCCATCCGGCTCGTGCACGGGAATGATTCATCATTATTACCCGAAGCTGTTCGAGAACGATCCCGTTCAGCTGGCCAAAGCCCAGGAGCTGGCATCGAAAACCTATGAATTCACCCAGTTTCTGGTGGATGTGCTCGGTGTGGAGGATGTGGGAGCCGTCTTTCCCCACAAGGTCACCTATCATCCGTCCTGTCACGGCTCCCGCCTGCTCGGCATTCGCAGTGAACCCGCGGTCTTGATGAACAACGTGAAGGACATGGAGCTCATTCCTCTTCCTTACGCGGAGGATTGCTGCGGGTTCGGGGGAACCTTCGCCGTGAAGATGTGCGATATTTCCGGAGCGATGGTGACCGAGAAAACGGACCACGTGCTCGAAACGGAGGCAGAAGTGCTGGTGGGCCTCGACATGGGCTGTCTGATCAACATATCGGGAAATTTGCGCTACCGCGGAAGGCCCGTCCGGGTGATGCATCTGGCGGAGCTGCTGTATGAGGGGGTGAAGGCCGGTGAGCGCAGTGCAGGCTAA
- a CDS encoding glycerophosphodiester phosphodiesterase, producing MRKILLVFAVLSTLSFTSSPTSLTTYAENHSLITAHRGSSGTAPENTLGAFRQAIEDGAGYAELDVQETKDGVLVVMHDYNVRRTTGINKPIWDIRYKELRRASAGAWFGASYRNEKVPTLEEVLVTAKGRLKLNIELKNNGHGVRLAEQTVDLIEKHHFTDHCTVTSFDAELLRRVKQGNGSIKTGLIVGEKPKDLEGLFRSSDYEVISAAYPLVNKEFMLLAAKYHKEVYVWTVNNEQDMARMMDLGVSSIITNYPERLMGLMKKKI from the coding sequence ATGAGAAAGATCCTTCTGGTTTTCGCCGTCCTGTCCACCTTGAGCTTTACCTCGTCTCCCACTTCCTTAACCACTTATGCCGAGAACCACAGCCTGATCACCGCTCACCGGGGAAGCTCCGGAACCGCTCCGGAGAATACGCTTGGCGCTTTTCGTCAAGCCATCGAGGACGGGGCCGGCTATGCCGAGCTGGACGTGCAGGAAACGAAGGACGGAGTTCTCGTGGTCATGCATGACTATAATGTCCGCCGGACAACTGGCATCAACAAGCCGATCTGGGATATCCGCTATAAAGAACTCCGCCGGGCCAGCGCCGGCGCCTGGTTCGGGGCTTCCTACCGGAACGAGAAGGTCCCTACTCTCGAAGAAGTCCTTGTCACGGCCAAGGGTCGATTGAAGCTCAACATCGAGCTCAAAAACAACGGACACGGGGTCCGGCTGGCCGAACAAACCGTCGACCTTATCGAAAAACATCATTTCACCGACCACTGCACCGTTACGTCGTTCGATGCCGAGCTGCTCCGCAGGGTGAAGCAGGGCAACGGCTCCATCAAGACGGGGCTGATCGTGGGAGAAAAGCCTAAGGACCTCGAAGGCCTCTTCCGGAGTTCCGATTACGAGGTCATCAGCGCCGCTTACCCTCTCGTCAACAAGGAATTCATGCTCCTCGCCGCCAAGTACCACAAGGAAGTGTATGTCTGGACCGTCAACAACGAGCAGGATATGGCGCGGATGATGGATCTCGGAGTTTCGAGCATTATCACGAATTATCCCGAGAGGCTGATGGGCCTCATGAAAAAGAAAATTTAA
- a CDS encoding DUF1657 domain-containing protein produces the protein MTVASQVKTTLASLKSAQASLETFALSTQNQDAKNLFTQAAQSTQQIIDQVSTRVQQLENEEPQYKGF, from the coding sequence ATGACAGTCGCTTCCCAAGTCAAAACCACTCTCGCTTCGCTGAAAAGCGCTCAAGCCAGCCTGGAAACCTTCGCCCTGAGCACCCAGAACCAAGATGCCAAAAACCTCTTCACCCAGGCCGCCCAATCCACCCAGCAGATTATCGACCAGGTGTCCACCCGTGTTCAGCAGCTCGAGAACGAGGAGCCCCAATACAAAGGCTTCTAA
- a CDS encoding DUF421 domain-containing protein has protein sequence MPDWSVIALRSLGAVVMLFVLTRILGKKQISQLTFFEYVVGITLGELAGFISTDIEAHYFLGVTALLVWFLSALLVEMVTLKSRSFRNWMEGKSRILIQKGKVLEDNLKKERLSGDELLEELRKKNVFQVAEVEFAVMEPSGDINVLLKKENQPLTPKHLGITVAPESEPQTVIMDGIILDEPLSTLGFSRGWLLTELEKAGVAVENVFLGQADQYGELFIDTFDDMIKVPKPQTKQLLLATLKKCQADLELYALSTSNGESKRIYADGAMQLTRNVEHLTPLLQR, from the coding sequence ATGCCTGATTGGTCTGTGATCGCCCTCCGTTCCCTCGGGGCGGTGGTGATGCTGTTCGTTCTGACCCGGATTCTGGGTAAAAAACAGATTTCCCAGCTGACCTTTTTTGAATACGTGGTGGGGATTACCCTCGGGGAATTGGCGGGCTTTATCTCGACGGATATCGAAGCGCACTACTTCCTTGGCGTGACGGCCCTTCTGGTGTGGTTTCTCTCCGCTCTGCTCGTGGAGATGGTGACCTTAAAGAGCCGGTCGTTCCGCAATTGGATGGAAGGAAAGTCCCGGATACTGATTCAGAAGGGCAAGGTGCTCGAGGACAACCTGAAGAAGGAAAGGCTCTCGGGCGACGAGCTTCTCGAAGAGCTGCGCAAAAAGAATGTGTTCCAGGTGGCCGAGGTGGAGTTTGCGGTCATGGAGCCCTCGGGTGACATCAACGTGCTCCTTAAGAAAGAAAATCAGCCCCTAACGCCCAAACACCTTGGCATAACCGTAGCCCCGGAGTCGGAACCCCAAACGGTTATCATGGACGGAATCATTCTGGACGAGCCTCTGTCCACTCTCGGGTTCAGCCGGGGATGGCTGCTGACGGAGCTGGAGAAAGCCGGAGTGGCGGTGGAGAACGTCTTTCTCGGCCAGGCCGATCAATACGGTGAGCTCTTTATCGATACCTTTGATGACATGATCAAGGTTCCGAAGCCGCAGACGAAGCAGCTTCTGCTCGCTACGCTCAAGAAATGCCAGGCCGATCTGGAGCTGTACGCCCTGTCGACGAGCAACGGGGAGTCCAAAAGGATTTATGCCGATGGAGCGATGCAGCTGACCAGGAATGTGGAGCACCTGACTCCGCTTCTTCAACGATAG
- a CDS encoding FadR/GntR family transcriptional regulator, translating to MEIAKLSKKNHYEHITEQLQNLIVEGKLQPGDRLPSTKELSERFGVGRSTMREALSALKAMGLIEIRQGGPSTVSRLPGADKVDIPGLHQLITNRDELLELLEARKSLEVSNAGLAALKRSVPDLESFARILEEMAAHIGDEETGERTDLLFHSALARSTHNGIMEGIFDTISSRMELAIRETRRIELYSNASVSERLYREHLAIFEAIRSGHPDAAQDRMKEHLHHVEGILMKYLQKG from the coding sequence ATGGAAATAGCGAAGCTGTCCAAAAAGAACCATTACGAACATATAACGGAACAACTCCAGAATCTGATCGTGGAAGGGAAGCTTCAGCCCGGCGACCGGCTGCCCTCTACGAAGGAGCTGTCGGAGCGCTTCGGAGTGGGCAGATCGACCATGAGGGAAGCCCTCAGCGCGTTAAAGGCCATGGGCCTGATCGAGATCCGGCAGGGGGGGCCCTCTACCGTAAGCCGGCTGCCTGGAGCCGACAAAGTGGACATTCCCGGCCTTCACCAGCTGATCACCAACCGCGACGAGCTCTTGGAGCTGCTCGAAGCGAGAAAATCGCTCGAGGTTTCGAATGCCGGGCTGGCGGCCCTTAAGCGCAGCGTCCCCGATCTGGAGAGCTTCGCCCGGATTTTGGAGGAGATGGCGGCTCATATCGGAGACGAAGAAACGGGGGAGCGCACGGATCTGCTTTTTCATTCGGCTCTCGCCCGCTCCACTCACAATGGCATTATGGAAGGGATCTTCGACACCATCTCTTCCCGGATGGAGCTGGCCATTCGTGAAACACGCCGGATCGAGCTTTATTCCAATGCATCGGTATCGGAGCGGCTGTACCGGGAGCACCTCGCGATCTTTGAAGCCATCCGCTCCGGCCATCCCGACGCCGCCCAGGACAGAATGAAAGAGCACCTGCATCATGTCGAAGGCATATTAATGAAGTATTTGCAAAAAGGCTGA
- a CDS encoding DUF58 domain-containing protein, with protein MSYLYTKSEQPKVSKRFWAVLACFLFSLFFLLFQGGKLASMTFVVVTVLTVYILLGRYSGISRVTGSRRLANLGQDETLEAGTSLDIQIDLHIPGMWPVPYVFVRDRLTHRNKGETVFESSFIPDWNRRGRVEYRTQPLRRGFYRFERSECSTEDIFGVFEHRGPLDLPLGFRVLPQTVPITEWRQLHQMLKGMQSQSTTTRALRETTQINGVREYTYGDRLSRIHWNATARTGTWKSKEFERESLPKTIVVLDRERMHYEEDETFELAVSTAASLMEYGRKNGMAIGLLSVGRESAYFEPKKSGLQYSRILNHLTEAEADGSHSLLHVLNDRAKMFVPGTFVVVISPNRSDSSLSAIGWIRQRQMNPCHILVGADAAHDPQAWIQLLHSKGSHGYAVGALTELPAALGGRG; from the coding sequence ATGAGTTACCTATACACCAAGTCCGAACAACCGAAGGTCTCCAAGCGATTCTGGGCCGTTCTGGCCTGCTTTCTTTTCAGCCTGTTCTTTCTGCTCTTCCAAGGCGGGAAGCTGGCCTCCATGACGTTCGTGGTGGTAACGGTCCTCACGGTTTACATTCTGCTCGGCAGGTACAGCGGCATCTCCCGGGTAACCGGCTCCCGCCGGCTAGCCAACCTCGGCCAGGACGAGACGCTGGAGGCGGGAACGTCCCTCGACATTCAAATCGATCTTCATATCCCCGGCATGTGGCCGGTGCCTTACGTTTTTGTCCGCGACCGGCTTACCCACCGGAACAAAGGGGAGACGGTGTTCGAGTCGTCTTTTATTCCGGATTGGAATCGAAGGGGAAGAGTGGAATACCGGACCCAGCCGCTTCGCCGCGGCTTCTACCGGTTCGAAAGGTCGGAGTGCTCCACGGAGGATATTTTCGGCGTATTCGAGCACCGGGGGCCGCTGGATCTTCCGCTCGGCTTCCGGGTGCTCCCGCAGACGGTGCCGATCACCGAGTGGAGGCAGCTGCATCAAATGCTGAAGGGCATGCAGAGCCAGTCGACGACCACCCGGGCGCTGCGGGAAACGACCCAAATCAACGGCGTGAGGGAGTACACGTACGGCGACCGGCTTTCCCGGATTCATTGGAATGCGACCGCCCGGACGGGGACGTGGAAATCCAAGGAATTCGAACGGGAGTCGCTCCCCAAAACGATTGTCGTCCTGGACAGGGAACGCATGCATTACGAGGAGGACGAAACGTTCGAGCTCGCCGTATCGACGGCGGCTTCCCTGATGGAGTACGGAAGAAAGAACGGCATGGCGATCGGACTTCTTTCGGTCGGCCGGGAATCGGCTTATTTCGAGCCTAAGAAAAGCGGCCTGCAGTACAGCCGCATTCTGAACCACCTGACGGAAGCGGAAGCGGACGGCTCCCACTCCCTCCTGCATGTTCTGAACGACCGGGCCAAGATGTTCGTTCCGGGAACCTTCGTCGTGGTGATTTCCCCGAACCGCAGCGATTCTTCCCTGTCGGCCATCGGCTGGATTCGTCAGAGGCAGATGAATCCGTGCCACATTCTCGTGGGGGCCGATGCCGCGCACGATCCCCAGGCGTGGATTCAGCTGCTTCATTCCAAGGGAAGCCATGGCTATGCCGTCGGCGCTTTAACGGAACTGCCGGCAGCATTAGGAGGGAGAGGTTAA
- the spoVAE gene encoding stage V sporulation protein AE — MPFVWAFIIGGAICVVGQLLMDVFKLTPAHTMSLLVVLGAVVEGLGWYDPFIRFAGAGATVPITSFGNALAHGAQKEFDEHGWIGILSGIFTVTSAGVSAAIIFSFLAALIARPKG, encoded by the coding sequence ATGCCGTTTGTATGGGCCTTTATTATCGGAGGAGCCATTTGCGTAGTCGGCCAGCTGCTGATGGATGTTTTCAAGCTCACCCCGGCTCATACCATGAGCCTGCTCGTTGTGCTGGGGGCCGTGGTGGAAGGGCTGGGCTGGTATGATCCTTTCATCCGGTTTGCGGGTGCGGGAGCCACGGTGCCGATCACGAGCTTCGGCAACGCCCTGGCCCACGGAGCGCAGAAGGAGTTTGACGAGCACGGCTGGATCGGAATTCTGAGCGGTATTTTTACCGTGACGAGCGCCGGTGTGTCGGCCGCCATCATCTTCTCCTTCCTGGCCGCGCTGATTGCCCGGCCTAAGGGCTGA
- a CDS encoding LutC/YkgG family protein, with protein MANPNPFLAGLEEKSRERQKEFISHIAGRLGRKPLAEKPQHPFKGAPSFWHGFELSEEERIALFMENWRKAGGHAFRLPDGEAVQQFIVERVEETKARHLIRQDQEELENLGLEEALPDVEWTVWGREPKEQLLPMAAGADIGLVAVDFAAAYTGSLVVTSSAQKGRSVSLLPTIMIAIIPVSRLRTRLGQVLAEFDGKPREQFPAGIHFISGPSRSADIENDLTIGVHGPGIVYALLVG; from the coding sequence ATGGCTAATCCGAATCCGTTTCTCGCGGGGCTCGAGGAGAAGTCGAGAGAGCGTCAGAAGGAATTCATATCGCATATCGCCGGCCGCTTGGGACGCAAGCCGCTTGCGGAGAAGCCGCAGCATCCGTTCAAGGGAGCGCCTTCCTTCTGGCACGGCTTTGAGCTCAGCGAAGAAGAGCGCATCGCCTTGTTTATGGAGAATTGGCGCAAGGCGGGGGGGCATGCCTTCCGCCTGCCGGATGGGGAGGCGGTCCAGCAATTTATCGTCGAGCGCGTAGAGGAGACCAAAGCCCGGCACCTCATCCGCCAGGACCAGGAGGAGCTGGAGAATCTGGGCCTCGAAGAGGCGCTGCCTGACGTCGAATGGACAGTGTGGGGAAGGGAGCCGAAGGAACAGCTGCTGCCGATGGCCGCGGGGGCGGACATCGGTCTCGTCGCCGTCGACTTCGCCGCGGCGTACACAGGCTCCCTGGTGGTGACCTCCTCCGCGCAGAAAGGCCGTTCAGTCAGCCTGCTGCCTACCATTATGATCGCGATTATCCCCGTCTCCCGTCTGCGGACCCGGCTCGGCCAGGTGCTGGCGGAATTCGACGGGAAGCCCAGGGAGCAATTCCCGGCGGGCATCCATTTTATTTCCGGACCGAGCCGTTCCGCCGATATCGAGAATGATTTGACCATCGGCGTGCATGGGCCGGGAATCGTCTATGCCCTGCTGGTGGGGTAA
- a CDS encoding AAA family ATPase: MEGQWDQDIQLVNRLKSNLEACILGKSEEILLLLTALLAGGHVLLEDVPGTGKTVLIKALAKSIRGQFRRIQCNPDLLPTDITGVSIYHPKQEEFIFRPGPVMTNILLTDEINRATTKTQSALLEAMEERHVTVDGEAYELPKPFLLLATQNPIDFEGTYVLPEAQLDRFMLKFSLGYPDEQTEYRMVVSQSKAHPVESLEAVASVEEIVAMQAKVGAIHLDDAVGHYAVSLVRNTREHPAIYLGASPRATLSLVQAAKAYAFLNGRDYVIPDDLKALAPYVLGHRIILQAEARLEGTTVASVLRSVFEQVRVPVRLEK, from the coding sequence ATGGAAGGACAATGGGACCAGGACATTCAGCTAGTTAACCGGCTCAAGAGCAATCTCGAGGCTTGCATTCTCGGCAAAAGCGAGGAAATCCTTCTGCTTCTGACCGCTCTGCTTGCAGGCGGACATGTGCTTCTCGAAGATGTTCCCGGAACCGGGAAAACGGTGCTCATTAAAGCGCTTGCTAAATCCATCCGCGGCCAATTCCGCCGGATTCAGTGCAATCCGGATTTGCTGCCCACCGATATAACGGGCGTTTCTATCTATCATCCTAAACAGGAAGAGTTTATTTTCCGGCCGGGGCCGGTGATGACCAATATACTGCTAACCGATGAAATCAACCGGGCCACCACCAAAACCCAGTCGGCCCTGCTGGAGGCTATGGAGGAAAGGCATGTGACGGTTGACGGGGAAGCGTACGAGCTTCCAAAGCCTTTCCTGCTTCTCGCCACGCAGAATCCGATCGACTTCGAAGGAACCTACGTCCTTCCGGAAGCCCAGCTGGACCGGTTCATGCTTAAATTCAGCCTCGGGTATCCCGATGAGCAGACGGAATACCGGATGGTCGTTTCCCAAAGCAAGGCCCATCCGGTCGAATCTCTCGAGGCCGTGGCTTCGGTCGAGGAGATCGTCGCCATGCAGGCCAAGGTAGGTGCCATTCACCTGGACGACGCGGTAGGTCACTACGCGGTGTCGCTTGTCCGGAACACCCGCGAACACCCCGCTATTTACCTCGGGGCAAGCCCGAGGGCCACGTTGTCGCTTGTCCAGGCGGCCAAAGCCTACGCCTTCCTGAACGGAAGGGATTATGTCATCCCGGATGACCTGAAAGCCCTCGCTCCTTACGTGCTGGGCCACCGCATCATTCTTCAAGCCGAGGCCAGGCTGGAGGGGACCACCGTCGCTTCCGTTCTCCGGTCCGTTTTCGAGCAGGTCAGGGTGCCTGTAAGACTGGAGAAGTGA
- the spoVAC gene encoding stage V sporulation protein AC, with protein MADNKKKNLTPTQQEYQKLAKEKEPPRPVFANCLRAFLVGGVVCLIGECLMELFKKVGFTEKTAGDPTVACLILLSVILTSLGVYDKIAQWAGAGTGVPVTGFANSLCSAALEHRSEGLVLGVGGNMFKLAGSVIIYGTVAAFFIGILHGIANAGGH; from the coding sequence ATGGCTGACAACAAGAAGAAGAACCTGACTCCTACCCAGCAGGAGTACCAGAAGCTTGCCAAGGAAAAGGAGCCGCCGCGCCCCGTCTTCGCCAACTGCCTGAGAGCTTTTCTTGTAGGAGGGGTGGTCTGCCTCATCGGCGAGTGCCTGATGGAGCTGTTCAAGAAAGTCGGGTTTACGGAGAAAACGGCGGGGGACCCGACGGTGGCCTGCCTGATCCTGTTATCCGTCATTCTGACAAGCCTCGGCGTCTATGACAAAATCGCCCAATGGGCGGGAGCCGGGACGGGGGTTCCCGTTACGGGCTTCGCCAATTCGCTTTGTTCGGCTGCGCTTGAGCACCGGAGTGAAGGTCTCGTCCTCGGAGTCGGCGGGAACATGTTCAAGCTGGCGGGCTCCGTCATCATTTACGGTACGGTAGCGGCTTTCTTTATCGGGATCCTGCACGGGATTGCCAACGCGGGGGGGCATTGA